The following are from one region of the Paenibacillus bovis genome:
- the sdhA gene encoding succinate dehydrogenase flavoprotein subunit — MATSNIIIVGGGLAGLMATVKAAEAGVHVHLFSLVPVKRSHSVCAQGGINGAVNTKGEGDSPWLHFDDSVYGGDFLANQPPVKAMCDAAPGIIHLMDRMGVMFNRTPEGLLDFRRFGGTKHHRTAFAGATTGQQLLYALDEQARRWETAGLVTKYENWEFLNAVLDDEGVCRGIAAQNLRSMEIVTFGADAVILASGGPGIIFGKTTNSVINTGTAASAVYQQGVHYANGEFIQIHPTAIPGDDKLRLMSESARGEGGRIWTYKDGKPWYFLEEKYPSYGNLVPRDIATREIFDVCVNQKLGVNGENMVYLDLSHKDPKELDVKLGGIIEIYEKFMGDDPRKIPMKIFPAVHYSMGGMWVDYNQMTNIPGLFAAGECEYQYHGANRLGANSLLSAIYGGMVAGPKAVEYVKGLKKSSADLPTSLFDQARKQQEEKYERLLGMNGKENAYVIHKELGEWMTDNMTVVRYNDKLQATINKIKELKQRYGNIDVNDSSRWTNQGVAFTRQLWNMLELAEAMTLGALMRDESRGAHYKPDFPVRNDEDFLKTTKATWTPDGPQISYEEVDVSLIPPRVRDYSKS; from the coding sequence ATGGCAACATCGAATATCATTATCGTGGGCGGCGGTCTGGCCGGTCTGATGGCCACCGTCAAAGCGGCAGAAGCCGGCGTTCACGTTCATTTATTTTCACTTGTACCGGTAAAACGTTCGCACTCCGTATGTGCGCAGGGCGGTATCAACGGTGCAGTTAATACCAAAGGGGAAGGCGACTCGCCATGGCTGCATTTTGATGACAGCGTATATGGTGGTGACTTCCTCGCCAATCAGCCTCCGGTCAAAGCGATGTGTGATGCCGCACCTGGTATCATTCACCTGATGGACCGTATGGGCGTTATGTTCAACCGTACACCGGAAGGTCTGCTCGACTTCCGCCGTTTCGGGGGCACCAAGCATCACCGTACAGCCTTTGCTGGTGCAACGACCGGTCAACAGCTGCTGTATGCACTTGATGAGCAGGCGCGTCGCTGGGAGACAGCTGGTCTTGTAACGAAGTATGAGAACTGGGAGTTCCTGAACGCGGTGCTGGATGATGAAGGCGTCTGCCGTGGTATCGCTGCACAGAATCTGCGTTCGATGGAAATCGTTACTTTTGGTGCCGATGCCGTTATTCTGGCGAGCGGTGGTCCGGGTATCATTTTCGGCAAAACGACCAACTCGGTTATCAATACCGGTACGGCAGCGAGCGCTGTGTATCAGCAGGGCGTTCATTATGCAAACGGCGAATTTATCCAGATTCACCCAACAGCGATTCCAGGCGACGACAAGCTGCGTCTGATGTCCGAATCTGCGCGTGGTGAAGGCGGACGGATCTGGACGTACAAAGACGGCAAGCCATGGTACTTCCTGGAAGAGAAATATCCTTCTTACGGTAACCTGGTGCCGCGTGATATCGCGACCCGCGAAATCTTTGACGTCTGTGTTAACCAGAAGCTGGGCGTCAACGGCGAAAACATGGTCTACCTGGATCTGTCCCACAAAGATCCAAAAGAACTGGATGTGAAACTGGGCGGTATTATCGAGATCTATGAGAAATTCATGGGCGATGATCCACGCAAGATTCCGATGAAAATCTTCCCTGCAGTCCATTATTCGATGGGCGGTATGTGGGTCGATTACAACCAGATGACCAATATTCCGGGCTTGTTCGCTGCCGGCGAGTGTGAATACCAGTATCATGGTGCCAATCGTCTCGGAGCCAACTCCCTGCTGTCTGCGATCTATGGCGGTATGGTAGCCGGTCCAAAAGCGGTCGAATATGTCAAAGGCCTCAAAAAATCCTCTGCCGATCTGCCAACGAGTCTGTTCGATCAGGCGCGCAAGCAGCAGGAGGAGAAATACGAGCGTCTGCTCGGCATGAATGGTAAAGAAAACGCTTATGTGATCCACAAGGAACTTGGCGAGTGGATGACTGATAATATGACGGTTGTACGCTACAATGACAAGCTGCAGGCGACGATAAATAAAATCAAGGAACTCAAACAGCGTTACGGCAATATTGATGTGAATGACTCCTCCCGCTGGACGAATCAGGGAGTAGCCTTTACCCGTCAGCTGTGGAACATGCTGGAGCTGGCCGAAGCAATGACCCTTGGAGCGCTGATGCGTGACGAGAGCCGCGGAGCCCACTACAAGCCTGATTTCCCGGTACGTAATGATGAAGACTTCCTCAAAACAACCAAAGCCACCTGGACACCGGATGGACCGCAGATTTCGTATGAAGAAGTCGATGTGTCCCTGATCCCTCCTCGTGTACGTGACTACTCCAAGAGCTAA
- a CDS encoding succinate dehydrogenase cytochrome b558 subunit, which yields MKGFYARRLHSLLGVIPLGLFFLEHLITNFSAYEGGKESFDAGVKFLNGLPLVLVLETFFIFLPLLYHGIYGLYIAYQAKPNNAHFGNERNWRYTLQRVTGVITFIYIAWHVYDTRFQVALGNVTHEQLGGIMHNIVTNPATFVLYTIGVIAASFHFANGLWSFLVTWGITVGPRSQRVSSYICMALFVIVSIMFVLSLVAFRNMDFQDPTVAFQSIRHFIA from the coding sequence ATGAAAGGCTTTTATGCCAGAAGGCTGCATTCACTGCTCGGGGTCATTCCGCTCGGTTTATTTTTTCTGGAGCATTTGATCACCAACTTTTCTGCTTATGAAGGAGGAAAGGAATCTTTTGATGCCGGAGTAAAATTTCTGAACGGTCTGCCGCTTGTACTTGTTTTGGAGACCTTCTTTATTTTTCTTCCGCTGCTCTATCATGGCATTTACGGTCTGTATATCGCATATCAGGCCAAGCCGAACAATGCTCATTTTGGAAATGAGCGCAACTGGCGTTATACGCTTCAGCGTGTAACCGGTGTTATTACTTTTATCTATATTGCATGGCACGTATATGACACTCGCTTCCAGGTTGCACTTGGCAATGTAACGCATGAGCAGCTGGGCGGCATCATGCATAATATCGTCACCAACCCGGCTACATTCGTACTGTATACGATTGGTGTGATAGCGGCTTCGTTCCACTTTGCCAATGGTCTCTGGTCATTCCTCGTTACATGGGGAATCACAGTAGGCCCAAGATCGCAGCGTGTATCTTCATACATCTGTATGGCGCTGTTTGTGATCGTATCGATTATGTTCGTTCTGTCTCTGGTAGCATTCCGTAATATGGATTTCCAAGACCCAACCGTTGCATTTCAAAGCATTCGTCATTTCATCGCATAA
- a CDS encoding LysR family transcriptional regulator, with translation MIEDLDVFAVVVEQSSLNQASRLLNLSQPALSRKIAKLEEQLGVALFNRNGKRLELTAIGRLTYTYALEQRQQQLRFLQSLNRYKSEEQTTVTFGASLTTLQTTMPPLVRSFTEKHPYAEVKLITGKTHEIVNDIRDKRADIGIVASSIHESGLVCAPLFDDHLELVLPKNHALADKKQPDMQDLQGLPMIMFSKGTWYRKLIDDVFHRYMVMPDLRMEIDSFEAIVRLLPICMAAALLPRSYIGEQLLSSNELVSLHIPELEQTRRTTCLIYNEAAELGTAARQWIADTTARFDDSSRMIKDANIRVADTAPRLENEEWSP, from the coding sequence ATGATAGAAGATTTAGATGTTTTTGCTGTCGTTGTGGAGCAATCCAGTCTGAACCAGGCTTCACGGCTGCTGAATTTATCGCAGCCTGCACTCTCACGCAAAATAGCCAAACTGGAAGAACAGCTGGGTGTAGCGCTGTTTAACCGTAATGGCAAACGGCTGGAACTAACTGCTATCGGGCGGCTTACCTACACATACGCTCTGGAGCAGCGCCAGCAGCAGCTCCGTTTCCTCCAGAGCCTGAACCGCTACAAATCCGAGGAACAGACCACTGTGACCTTCGGAGCGAGCCTCACGACGCTCCAGACGACGATGCCGCCGCTCGTACGCAGCTTTACAGAGAAACATCCCTATGCCGAGGTCAAGCTGATTACAGGCAAGACACACGAGATTGTCAATGACATTCGTGACAAACGCGCCGATATCGGTATTGTTGCTTCGTCCATTCATGAATCGGGTCTGGTCTGCGCACCGCTGTTTGATGATCATCTGGAATTGGTGCTGCCCAAAAATCATGCTCTTGCCGACAAAAAGCAGCCCGATATGCAGGATCTGCAGGGGCTGCCGATGATTATGTTCTCCAAGGGTACCTGGTACCGCAAGCTAATCGACGATGTATTTCACCGGTATATGGTCATGCCCGATCTGCGTATGGAGATTGATTCTTTTGAAGCGATTGTGCGGCTGCTGCCAATCTGCATGGCAGCGGCGCTGCTACCCCGCTCCTATATCGGTGAACAGCTACTATCGAGTAATGAACTGGTCTCGCTGCATATTCCCGAGCTGGAGCAGACCCGCCGTACGACCTGCCTTATTTATAATGAAGCCGCCGAGCTGGGAACAGCAGCGCGCCAGTGGATTGCCGATACTACCGCGCGTTTTGACGATTCCTCGCGGATGATCAAGGATGCAAATATCCGTGTGGCCGATACGGCTCCCCGGCTGGAGAATGAAGAATGGTCACCGTAA
- a CDS encoding TrkH family potassium uptake protein, whose product MNLKLKGNSRVWTPPRILALGYAVIILLGSFLLMLPQSHQSGEGLSFLNAFFTATSATCVTGLVVVDTGTFFTPFGQTVIMCLIQIGGLGFMTMATLIALVFRRRISLRERLILQESMNQGDMEGIVRLIKKVLYYSFAIELVGAIVFSLRLMMDHPPGQAVFFGIFHAVSLFNNAGFDLFGEYRSLTGYVADPVMNLVAILLIVLGGLGFVVLSDLIEFRKNRRLSLHTKSVLLMTGILLAAGFVLVLVFEFTNPGTLGKLSWGGKFWASLFHSTTTRTAGANTVDLTQLRQATLLLTIIFMFIGGSPGSTAGGVKTTTILLMFGAVLAMLRGRKDVVLFRFRLGQERIFKALTIVVFALVLVITATMILSMTESTDFLTVLFEATSAFGTVGLSLGLTPHLTVIGKLLICLLMFAGRVGLITLAYALAPKQEKEPFRYAEGKIMIG is encoded by the coding sequence ATGAATTTGAAATTAAAAGGAAACAGCAGGGTATGGACGCCGCCGCGTATTCTGGCGCTGGGATATGCTGTTATCATTTTGCTGGGCAGCTTTTTGCTGATGCTGCCCCAGTCGCATCAGAGTGGGGAAGGGCTAAGCTTTCTTAATGCCTTTTTTACTGCGACCTCGGCAACCTGTGTAACCGGACTGGTTGTTGTAGATACAGGAACCTTTTTTACTCCTTTTGGCCAAACCGTTATTATGTGCCTGATCCAGATCGGTGGTCTCGGATTCATGACGATGGCGACGCTGATCGCACTGGTCTTCCGCCGCAGGATTTCACTCCGGGAGCGTCTGATCCTGCAGGAATCCATGAACCAGGGGGATATGGAAGGCATCGTACGCCTGATCAAAAAAGTACTGTACTATTCTTTTGCGATTGAGCTGGTTGGCGCGATTGTGTTCAGTCTGCGACTAATGATGGATCATCCTCCCGGCCAGGCTGTATTTTTCGGCATTTTCCATGCGGTATCGCTGTTCAATAATGCAGGGTTTGACCTGTTTGGTGAATACCGGAGTCTGACCGGATATGTAGCGGATCCGGTGATGAACCTGGTGGCTATTTTACTGATTGTGCTGGGCGGTCTGGGCTTTGTGGTTTTGTCCGATCTGATCGAATTTCGCAAAAATCGTCGACTGTCCCTGCATACCAAATCTGTTTTGCTGATGACCGGCATTTTGCTGGCAGCCGGCTTTGTGCTGGTGTTGGTGTTTGAATTTACCAATCCGGGCACACTTGGCAAATTAAGCTGGGGCGGCAAGTTCTGGGCTTCTTTGTTTCATTCCACCACGACCCGTACAGCCGGAGCCAATACGGTAGATCTGACCCAGCTGCGGCAGGCGACACTACTGCTGACGATTATATTCATGTTCATTGGCGGTTCGCCAGGCTCTACAGCCGGCGGTGTCAAAACAACGACCATTCTGCTGATGTTCGGTGCAGTGCTTGCTATGCTGCGTGGACGCAAAGATGTAGTGCTGTTCCGCTTTCGGCTGGGACAGGAACGTATTTTCAAAGCGCTGACGATTGTTGTTTTTGCCCTGGTACTGGTGATCACGGCGACGATGATTCTCAGTATGACAGAATCGACCGATTTCCTGACCGTTTTATTCGAAGCGACATCCGCTTTTGGTACAGTGGGTCTGTCGCTTGGCTTGACTCCACATCTGACGGTGATCGGCAAGCTGCTCATCTGTCTGCTGATGTTTGCCGGACGGGTTGGACTGATTACGCTGGCTTATGCACTGGCACCAAAGCAGGAGAAAGAGCCTTTCCGGTATGCCGAAGGCAAAATTATGATCGGCTGA